In a single window of the Elaeis guineensis isolate ETL-2024a chromosome 4, EG11, whole genome shotgun sequence genome:
- the LOC105044323 gene encoding pre-mRNA-splicing factor SLU7: MATASASFKSREDHRKQLELEEARKAGLAPAEVDEDGKEINPHIPQYMSSAPWYLNAEKPSLKHQRKWKSDPNYTKSWYDRGAKIYQADKYRKGACENCGAMTHDKKSCMERPRKVGAKWTSMHIGPDEKVETFELDYDGKRDRWNGYDPSTYARVIEQYEAREEARRKYLKEQQLKKLEEKNNNQNGEGAVSDEDDDEDELKVDEAKVDESKQMDFAKVEKRVRTTGGGSTGTVRNLRIREDTAKYLLNLDVNSAHYDPKTRSMREDPSPDADPNEKFYGGDNQNRVSGQALEFKQLNMHAWEAFEKGQDIHLQAAPSQAELLFQNYKIIKEKLKSKTKDTIMEKYGNAASEEALPRELLLGQSEREIEYDRAGRIIKGQETLLPRSKYEEDVFINNHTTVWGSWWKDHQWGYKCCKQTIRNSYCTGSAGIEAAEAAAELMKTNIARKEAAEEKPVQHEEKRLAPWGSDVPDDLVLDKKLLAEALKKEDERKKEERDERKRKYNVKWNDDVTPEEMEAYRMKKIHHDDPMKDFLH; encoded by the exons ATGGCGACGGCTTCAG CATCTTTTAAATCCCGAGAAGACCATCGAAAACAACTTGAGTTGGAGGAAGCACGTAAGGCTGGGCTTGCCCCAGCTGAGGTTGATGAAGATGGAAAGGAAATTAATCCACACATTCCTCAGTACATGTCATCTGCACCTTGGTATCTTAATGCTGAGAAGCCG AGTTTGAAGCATCAGCGGAAATGGAAGTCAGATCCAAATTACACAAAATCATGGTATGACAGAGGTGCAAAAATTTATCAGGCTGATAAATATAGAAAGGGTGCTTGTGAAAA TTGTGGGGCAATGACTCATGATAAGAAGTCATGCATGGAGCGACCACGGAAGGTGGGAGCGAAGTGGACTAGCATGCATATAGGGCCAGATGAGAAAGTGGAGACATTTGAACTTGATTATGATGGAAAACGTGACCGTTGGAATGGCTATGATCCATCAACTTATGCTCGTGTAATTGAGCAATATGAAGCTAGGGAGGAAGCGAGGCGGAAATATCTGAAAGAACAGCAACTGAAAAAGTTGGAGGAGAAAAACAACAATCAGAATGGTGAAGGTGCAGTTagtgatgaggatgatgatgaagatgagctAAAGGTAGATGAGGCAAAGGTTGATGAGAGCAAGCAGATGGACTTTGCAAAAGTGGAGAAGCGTGTACGCACCACAGGTGGTGGAAGCACTGGAACAGTGAG GAATTTGCGTATTAGGGAGGATACTGCAAAATACCTTTTGAATCTAGATGTCAATTCTGCCCACTATGATCCAAAAACCCGTTCCATGCGCGAGGATCCTTCACCAGATGCTGATCCAAATGAGAAGTTCTATGGA GGTGATAACCAAAACAGAGTTAGTGGTCAAGCACTCGAGTTCAAGCAGCTGAATATGCATGCTTGGGAAGCTTTTGAGAAAGGGCAGGATATCCACCTGCAGGCTGCCCCCTCTCAAGCAGAATTACTTTTTCAGAATTATAAGATTATTAAAGAGAAGTTGAAATCAAAAACGAAGGATACCATTATGGAGAAATATGGAAATGCGGCATCTGAAGAGGCACTTCCAAGGGAACTTCTTCTTGGGCAAAGTGAGAGAGAGATTGAGTATGATCGTGCTGGTCGGATAATAAAGGGCCAG GAGACCTTACTGCCAAGAAGCAAGTACGAAGAAGATGTATTCATAAATAACCATACTACTGTTTGGGGTTCATGGTGGAAGGATCACCAGTGGGGCTACAAATGCTGCAAACAGACTATTCGAAACAGCTACTGCACGGGGTCAGCTGGAATTGAGGCTGCTGAAGCTGCTGCAGAACTGATGAAAACAAACATTGCTCGTAAGGAGGCCGCAGAAG AGAAACCCGTGCAGCATGAGGAGAAGCGGCTTGCTCCTTGGGGAAGTGATGTTCCTGATGACCTGGTTCTTGATAAAAAATTGCTTGCAGAAGCTCTGAAGAAG GAGgatgaaagaaagaaggaagaaagggatGAAAGAAAGCGGAAATATAATGTGAAATGGAACGATGAT GTCACTCCGGAAGAAATGGAAGCCTACCGAAT